GATATGGATGGTCGCAAAATAATAGATTTTCATGGCAATAGTGTTCATCAGGTCGGATATAAAAATCAATATGTCATTGAAGCCGTTAAGAATCAATTGGATGAGCTACCTTTCTTACCGCGTCGATATACGAGCCCTATTGCCATTCAGCTAGCTCAGAAGCTAGTTGAGCTTGCCCCGGGTGATTTGAACAGGGTGTTATTAACACCTGGAGGAACGAGTGCCATTGGATTAGCGATGAAGCTTGCAAGGAAAGCAACGGGTAAGTTCAAAACAATATCTACTTGGGATTCGTTTCACGGAGCAAGCTTAGATGCCATTTCAGTCGGGGGCGAAGGAGTATTTCGCAACGATATGGGTCCGCTGTTACCGGGAACAGAGCATATGATGCCCTTCAATTCTTATCGCAGTATTTTAGGTGAGTGTGATGATGGTGGCATGAAGGGCTTAGATTACTTGGAGTATGTGCTGGAAAGAGAAGGTGATGTAGGGGCTATTATTATAGAGCCTATCCGCAGCACCGATGTACAAATTCCTCCTAAGGCTTACTTTCAGCGACTGCGCCAGCTATGTGATCAATTCGGTGTTCTGCTAGTACTGGATGAAATTCCGACAGCGTTCGGAAGAACGGGGAAAATGTTCGTGCATGAGCATTACGATATTGTGCCGGACATTGTTGTTATTGGCAAAGGATTTGGCGGTGGTGTTTTCCCGATGGCAGGGATCATAGCACGTGAAGGTCTTAATATTGCACAAGACATTTCCCTTGGACATTACACGCACGAGAAAAGCTCTGTAGGCTGTGCAGCGGCATTGGCGACTATTGAATACATCGAAAATAATGGCTTACTTGAGCATTCAGAGCAGATGGGTGTCGTCTTGAAAAATCGGTTAACACAGATGATGAGCAAGCATGAAATCATCGGAGATGTGCGCGTTATAGGTATGCTAGCAGCGATTGAGCTAGTCAGGAGCAGGCAATCTAAGGAAAAGGCAGTAGAGGAAACGGAGAAAGTCATGTACCTGTGTATGGAAAGAGGTTTGAGCTTTAAGGTTTCTAATGGCAATGTAATTACACTAGTACCACCGTTAATTACGACCCAGGAACAGCTAGAACAAGCATTAGATATTATTGAAGCCGCAATTTCTGAAGTTTCTTCGCAATAAAACAACGATATAACATATGAAACAACAATAAAACAAATAATTAACGTGGAATTAATCCTCCTTTTACACTGCTTGCTTATACTAATCTTGTACGAGAGAAAAAACGAGTGAAGAGACCATAAGGAGGATACAAAGAAATGAAGAAGCTTGTAGTTACTGCTTTAAGTGTGGTCATGAGCGTTGGTCTGTTAGCAGGCTGCGGAACGAAAAATGATTCTGGAAATTCAATTGCAACAGGAAGCGCCAGCAATGGAGACAACACGAAGGTAGTTACGATTTCTGTTCGTGAAAACACTTGGGGAGCACGTAAAGACAACTTTATCGAAGCTGAGAAGCGCTTGAATGAGCAGTTAAAGGCAGAAAATGTTCAAGTGAAAATCGATTGGTGGCCAGGAATTGACGATGATGAGTTGATTCTTCAATTACAAGCAGGTAAAGCAGCGGACATCTTCATTAATTCCAGTGTCGATATTGGTTGGCAGCTTGATGCGGGTCTAATTCAAAAGATCGACTGGGTTAAAGACTCTGAAGTATTCAAAAGCGTTCCGGACTCTTATACAAATATTATGAAATATGATGGTCATTATTATGGTGTCATTCAGGATATGGATGCTTCCCCGGTATTTATTAGCCGTAAAGCGTTACAGGGCTTAGGCTGGACGGACGAGCAGATCAACGGCTTAAGAGCGCGTGTTGATTCCGGAGATTTTACATTCGAGGATTTGGTAAATCTTGCGGACGAAGCTAAGAAAAAAAGCTTGGTTAAAATCGGATTTGCTGTAGAAGATACAAGATTCGAAGGCTGGAACTATGCGTTTAACAACTTTAACTACAACGCAGAGCAAAACAAATTAGTGCTTGCTTCGCAAGCCAAGGACGTATATTCCTTCTGGTCCGATGCTGTGAAACGCGGAGTAATTACAGAAGGCATTGCAGATATTGATACAGATAAGGCCGCTCCTATGTTCGTTAAGGGTGAGGTTTTCGCAGAATTTGCCCGCACGGAGTTTTACCAGATGATGCGTGAAACGAACGGCATGAAGGATGATGTTGAAGGCTACAACACATGGTTTAATGACAATGTGGTCTGGATTCCAGTGCCATCAGCAGCTAAGGGAGGAAAGCCTTCTTCCTATAGTAACCCGGCTCTGATGTTCGTTGGTCCGAAAGTGGACGATGCCAAAATGCCTTACGTACAAAAATTAATTGAGCACGTTCTTGATCCCGACCTGCAAATCAATCATACCATTGCGAGTGGTAAGCTGCCTGTAACACCTGAAGCTCAACAGGATGAACGGTTTAAGGCGATGGAATTTTACAAGGATCACGCCTATTTGGTTCAATTTACTCGCACTCGCCCGGCACAGCCAGATTATGCAGTATTTATTAAAGGCTACACTTTAGGTGTGGATTCCATCCTAACTAAAGGTAAATCAGCAGAAGAAGCTTACGAATTATTCAAAAAAGAAGTGAAGCAAAATGTTCCTGCAGATCATGTTGTTATTCAATAAATAAATCGACGCGGGCTGCGCTCTGCTGAAAGGAGCTCTAATCTCAGGTTAGAGCTCCTTTCCACTTATATGATTAGGAAGTGGGTGAGAGATCGGTATGGAAAGCGTAGTTCCTCCACAAAGATACAAAAAACCGTTAACGAAAAAGCTATATCCTTATTTTTTCATCATGCCGTTCGCGATACTCGTGTTCATATTTTTCGTTCTACCTGCCGTTGCAACGATAGTGATGTCCTTTACCGATTTGAACGCCTCTATGAAGCCTAAATTTATCGGATTAACTAATTTTACGAGAATATTCAATGATTACAATCTCCCGTTAATTTTATGGAACACAGCAATCTTTGCCATTCTATCGTTGCTCATCTCGTTGCTCTTTGCTTTAATCATCTCAATTGCCACACAGTATTTTCTTAAAGGCAAAGTGTCAGCTGTAATATACAGAGTGTTATGGCTTATTCCTAGTATTATTCCTGCTGTCGTCTATGTGACATTCTGGAAATATGTATTCGATCCTACCGAGGAAGGCTTCCTCAACAATATTATGCATCAACTAGGTATCGTATCTGATCCTGTATCTTGGTTTACGAAAGGCGCTATGGCCATTGTTATATTGGCAACGATCGTATCCACGATTTCAGGAGGAATGATTCTGCTGTCGGCAGCTATTAACTCGATTCCTGAGGATTTGTACAAAGCAGCTCGAGTAGATGGTGCAAGTGAGAAATCAGTTATTTTCAAAATTATCCTTCCAACCTTAAAATGGCCGCTAATGTATATTACGATATCGGAGCTCATTGGCTTTGTGTCCTCTTATTTCTTTATCATGCTGCTGACGAACGGCGGTCCAATGCGGGATACAACAACATTGTCCTTATACGCCTTTCAACAAGCGTTTAACTTGAAATATTACGGTTACGGAGCGGCTGTATCATTAATCGTCGTATTTATCTCTTTTATACTGACCCTATTCTTTTTACGCCTGTTCGATTTTAACCAAATGATTAAACCTTCAAGAATAGAAGATTAGCATGTAAGAAGGAGATAAGATCATGTCACCTAGCACACTGAAAAAAGCGCTCGTCCATACGTATATGACATTGTTTACGTTGCCGATTATAGCGATGATCGTTTGGTATTTTCTATCGGCAACAATGAACTTTACGACAGGGCAATTTACAATGGACAATTTCTCCTTCTTCAAGGAGCCTGTGGAATATGCAGGAGTAAAGCTGCCGTTAATTTGGCCGATCGTACTAAATACGATTATGTACTCGCTGTTAATTGTCGCCATTGAGGTAGCCATATCTGTGCCTACAGCGTATGCATTCTCCAGGCTGGACTTTAAGGGGAAGAGAGCGGCGATGAAGTTTCTGTTTCTTATGAGATCTTTTCCAGGCGTCACGTTAATTATCGCGACCTTTTTCATCCTCGTTCAAATGCACTTAGTTAATACCTATTTAGGAGTGCTGTTAGTAGCGATTACGGGCTCTCTCCCAGGTCGAGTGTATATTATGAAAGGCTTCTTCGACGAAGTGCCTTGGGATATTGAATGGGCTGCAATGGTTGACGGCTGTACTCGGTTTACTGCTTTCAAAAAGGTGTTAGTCCCTTATGTATTACCTGGAATCGGCGCGATTGCTGTATTCTCGTTTCTTGGTGCATATGGGGAGTGGTTCCTCTTCAAGCTACTCATATTTAATGATGACATGCTGACGCTAGCAGGCTACTTATCTAAATTAATAACGAAGGAAAATCAAATTATTAATTACGGATTAATTACGGCTATCGGATTGTTCTATACGCTACCGATCGTTGTGTTCTACATCTTCACCCAGAAAATATTCATGAAGGTTAATTTGGGAGGGGCTAAGCAGGTATGATTACTTTGAAAAACATCGTGAAGGAATACGACGGCAAGCAAGAAGGAAATAAGGCTGTTGATGGTCTGGATCTGGAGATTAATAAAGGGGAATTCGTAGCATTACTTGGCCCTTCCGGCTGTGGGAAGACGACGACCTTGATGATGCTTGCGGGGCTGCTTAAACCGACGTCGGGAGAGATTTATTTCGGTGATAGGCTGGTCAATCATGTCGAGCCAAAGGATCGTAACATCGGGATGGTATTTCAATCGTATGCGCTATACCCTCACTTGACGGTACGGGACAACATCGCCTTCCCTTTAAGAGAAAGAAAGATTCCTAAGCAAGAGGCTTATGAGCGTGCGAAAGAAACGAGCAAAATTTTGCAAATTGATCATTTGCTTGATCGTAAGCCTTCCCAGCTATCAGGCGGACAGCAGCAACGGGTTGCGATGGCTCGGGCATTGTCCAAAAATCCAGAAATATTGCTGCTGGATGAGCCAATGTCTAATTTAGATGCGAGGCTGAAGCTAGACGTGCGTGATGAAATTCGTAAAATACAGCTTAAATTAAATGTAACAACGATTATTGTAACTCACGATCAAGAGGAGGCACTCGCGATTTCTGATCGAGTTGCGATCTTGAATGGGGGTAAAATTCAACAATACGCACCACCGAACGAGCTATTCAACCATCCGATCAATTTATTCGTAGCCAGCTTTTTAGGTAACCCGCCTATGAACCTAATCATGGGAACAGTTGAAGAGAGGTCTGGTCATCAAGTTGTCGTCACAAGTGGCTTTGAGTTTGTTCTTCCTGAGGATAGAAGACTCGCGAAGTCGGATATGGGGAAATCTGTCCAATTCGGAATTAGGCCGCATGATATTTCGTTCTGTGATGAAACGGACAATCAAGCCATTAAGATGAAGGTTGATTTAGTTGAGCATTTAGGCAGCGGGAAGCTGGTAAAGGCAATTGATCCTCAGCAGAAGCTCGAAACAATGATTCGGCTACTAATTGGCAATGAAATTGAGGTTAATTCGGGCGATATCGTTTATATTAAGTTTAGGGCTAGTAAGTTTCACATTTTTGATATGACGAATAATGGTCTTAATCTTCTACAATATCGGTAAAGCTGCTGTTAAATTATGAGGGGGAAGAGTAAGGTGTCTCTTGCAGGTGAAGAAAGAAAATTAAGTATAATGAATTTGCTAAATGAAAAAGGGAAAGTAATAGCGAATGAGCTTTCTCAGCTTTTTGAGGTTTCAACAGAAACGATTCGTAGAGATCTTGATGATCTCGAAAAAGAAAACAAGCTTAAAAAGGTATACGGTGGAGCGGTTAAGTTTAAGGTGGAAGTGGAGCCCGCGCATTACGAAAGAGAGTCTATACACGCAGAGGCTAAGCGCAAAATAGGCTTCTTAGCTGCAGGACTAATCGAGGATAACGATGTTATTGTCGTGGATGAAGGAAGCACCGCTTTGCAGATCATTCATTTCTTAGAAAATAAGCAAAACTTAACGATATTGACGAGCTCGATACCAACGCTTATGCTGCTAATTGAATACAACAAGCGTGGAACCTTTGATGGTAAAATTATTTTTATCGGTGGGGAAGTTAACGCTAAGCATCTGCGGGTATCAGGGCCAATTGCTGAGAAAATAATGGAAGACTTCTATGTCAATAAATCATTCGTTTCTGTTGACGGTGTCTCATTGGAGAATGGTATTACCAGCTACGATTACGATCGAGCTGCGTTCACAAGAAAGCTCATCCGTTCTTCAGAGACGACAATAGTTGTAGCCGATCACTCTAAAATAGTTAAACGTACGGTAGCTAAGATTGCTGATCTGAAAGATATCCATATCATTGTATCCGATCAAGAGCCTCCTGAGGGATGGTCTGATACACTTAAAAGCTTGGATTTAAGATGGATTAATCCTTTGGATTAAATAGATATATGAGTATGCTAAACCAGCTCCTGTGTTCTTGGGGAGCTTTTTCTATGTTTATTTTCGAATATAATGATCTCGATATCTCTACTTACTGTTGATTTCAATTGACTGAACTTGACAGAATAAATGACTTGCGATAAGTTTTAAACAAATGAATGTTAATGGAGGAACAATAATGTCGATCAGAAAGAAAAAAGTAACGATGCAAGATATAGCAGATCGTTTGGGGATATCGAAGAATTCCGTATCTTTAGCGATTATGGATAAAAAGGGCATTAGCGATGAATTAAGAGAGAAGGTAAATCAAGTTGCAAAGAGTATGGGATATAAGTTTGCTGCTAAAGCAGATGAAAGTCAGAAAAATGTACTCATATTGGTTCCTTTTCGAGCGATGATCTATCAGGATAACGATCAATTTCAATATTATTACGATTTGGTATGGGGAATTGAGAAGAGCGCACGAGATCAAGGATTTAACGCCATCATTGCCAAAATTGATGAAGAGATGGAACGTAACCTAGAGCTTCCGAGCTTAATCTATGAAGTTCAATTTTCCAGCATTATTCTATTTGGTATCGTCGAGAAAAATTATGTGCGTACTGTATTTAATCTGGGTAAGCCATTGGTAATGCTGGACTCGTATTACATGGATATTCCTTGTTCATCCGTAACCTCGGAAAATACGGGAGGTGCTTACAAGGCAACGAAGCTATTAATTGATGCAGGACATACGGAAATTGGTTTTATTGGTCCTGTAAATTTGGCGAGTAGTCATGCTGAACGTTGGCTAGGTTATTGGAAGGCGCATCAGGATTGTGGGATTAAGCTAAATATGGATTATTGCTTGACTGAATCAGAAGATTATAACTGCAATCTGGAAGGTATCTCCTCGTTTTATGATCATCTAAAGCAGAAGCCGACTGCCTTTTTCTGTGGAAATGACAGTATTGCCTCTAATTTAATGGATGTATTACATACACGTGGAGTAGCGATGCCGGAAGAAGTATCGATTGTTGGATTTGATGATATTAAGATTGCTACGTTTACAACTCCGCAGCTCACAACCATTAAAGTGGATAAGATGGCGATGTGTGAAGCGACTATAGATTTGGTTCAGATTGTTATGAAAAAACCAGATACATTCATTAAGTGGCAGATACCTACACATTTGATTGAAAGAGACTCCGTTCTTTCTTTATGATTTTGTAAAGTTAAGTAATGTTGTTTACAAATGACTATAATTGCAAATATAGGCAAATAAAGTGGGTGCGAACCTGTTTTTTTTGCGTTTTTTTTCAATTTTTATTCGCTTGAACTGTTAATTACTGTGATAATACAGAATGACTCAAATATATTGTGTAAAAGTAATTAAAAGT
This portion of the Cohnella abietis genome encodes:
- a CDS encoding ABC transporter ATP-binding protein, which translates into the protein MITLKNIVKEYDGKQEGNKAVDGLDLEINKGEFVALLGPSGCGKTTTLMMLAGLLKPTSGEIYFGDRLVNHVEPKDRNIGMVFQSYALYPHLTVRDNIAFPLRERKIPKQEAYERAKETSKILQIDHLLDRKPSQLSGGQQQRVAMARALSKNPEILLLDEPMSNLDARLKLDVRDEIRKIQLKLNVTTIIVTHDQEEALAISDRVAILNGGKIQQYAPPNELFNHPINLFVASFLGNPPMNLIMGTVEERSGHQVVVTSGFEFVLPEDRRLAKSDMGKSVQFGIRPHDISFCDETDNQAIKMKVDLVEHLGSGKLVKAIDPQQKLETMIRLLIGNEIEVNSGDIVYIKFRASKFHIFDMTNNGLNLLQYR
- a CDS encoding extracellular solute-binding protein; the protein is MKKLVVTALSVVMSVGLLAGCGTKNDSGNSIATGSASNGDNTKVVTISVRENTWGARKDNFIEAEKRLNEQLKAENVQVKIDWWPGIDDDELILQLQAGKAADIFINSSVDIGWQLDAGLIQKIDWVKDSEVFKSVPDSYTNIMKYDGHYYGVIQDMDASPVFISRKALQGLGWTDEQINGLRARVDSGDFTFEDLVNLADEAKKKSLVKIGFAVEDTRFEGWNYAFNNFNYNAEQNKLVLASQAKDVYSFWSDAVKRGVITEGIADIDTDKAAPMFVKGEVFAEFARTEFYQMMRETNGMKDDVEGYNTWFNDNVVWIPVPSAAKGGKPSSYSNPALMFVGPKVDDAKMPYVQKLIEHVLDPDLQINHTIASGKLPVTPEAQQDERFKAMEFYKDHAYLVQFTRTRPAQPDYAVFIKGYTLGVDSILTKGKSAEEAYELFKKEVKQNVPADHVVIQ
- a CDS encoding carbohydrate ABC transporter permease; this translates as MSPSTLKKALVHTYMTLFTLPIIAMIVWYFLSATMNFTTGQFTMDNFSFFKEPVEYAGVKLPLIWPIVLNTIMYSLLIVAIEVAISVPTAYAFSRLDFKGKRAAMKFLFLMRSFPGVTLIIATFFILVQMHLVNTYLGVLLVAITGSLPGRVYIMKGFFDEVPWDIEWAAMVDGCTRFTAFKKVLVPYVLPGIGAIAVFSFLGAYGEWFLFKLLIFNDDMLTLAGYLSKLITKENQIINYGLITAIGLFYTLPIVVFYIFTQKIFMKVNLGGAKQV
- a CDS encoding aspartate aminotransferase family protein, which produces MEIKSYLRTEGDINISPERGQWQEAHLSEQTMDVLDNDSRYFLHQSMSTPCLNVIKNAEGIYLEDMDGRKIIDFHGNSVHQVGYKNQYVIEAVKNQLDELPFLPRRYTSPIAIQLAQKLVELAPGDLNRVLLTPGGTSAIGLAMKLARKATGKFKTISTWDSFHGASLDAISVGGEGVFRNDMGPLLPGTEHMMPFNSYRSILGECDDGGMKGLDYLEYVLEREGDVGAIIIEPIRSTDVQIPPKAYFQRLRQLCDQFGVLLVLDEIPTAFGRTGKMFVHEHYDIVPDIVVIGKGFGGGVFPMAGIIAREGLNIAQDISLGHYTHEKSSVGCAAALATIEYIENNGLLEHSEQMGVVLKNRLTQMMSKHEIIGDVRVIGMLAAIELVRSRQSKEKAVEETEKVMYLCMERGLSFKVSNGNVITLVPPLITTQEQLEQALDIIEAAISEVSSQ
- a CDS encoding carbohydrate ABC transporter permease, producing MESVVPPQRYKKPLTKKLYPYFFIMPFAILVFIFFVLPAVATIVMSFTDLNASMKPKFIGLTNFTRIFNDYNLPLILWNTAIFAILSLLISLLFALIISIATQYFLKGKVSAVIYRVLWLIPSIIPAVVYVTFWKYVFDPTEEGFLNNIMHQLGIVSDPVSWFTKGAMAIVILATIVSTISGGMILLSAAINSIPEDLYKAARVDGASEKSVIFKIILPTLKWPLMYITISELIGFVSSYFFIMLLTNGGPMRDTTTLSLYAFQQAFNLKYYGYGAAVSLIVVFISFILTLFFLRLFDFNQMIKPSRIED
- a CDS encoding substrate-binding domain-containing protein, with the translated sequence MSIRKKKVTMQDIADRLGISKNSVSLAIMDKKGISDELREKVNQVAKSMGYKFAAKADESQKNVLILVPFRAMIYQDNDQFQYYYDLVWGIEKSARDQGFNAIIAKIDEEMERNLELPSLIYEVQFSSIILFGIVEKNYVRTVFNLGKPLVMLDSYYMDIPCSSVTSENTGGAYKATKLLIDAGHTEIGFIGPVNLASSHAERWLGYWKAHQDCGIKLNMDYCLTESEDYNCNLEGISSFYDHLKQKPTAFFCGNDSIASNLMDVLHTRGVAMPEEVSIVGFDDIKIATFTTPQLTTIKVDKMAMCEATIDLVQIVMKKPDTFIKWQIPTHLIERDSVLSL
- a CDS encoding DeoR/GlpR family DNA-binding transcription regulator — protein: MRGKSKVSLAGEERKLSIMNLLNEKGKVIANELSQLFEVSTETIRRDLDDLEKENKLKKVYGGAVKFKVEVEPAHYERESIHAEAKRKIGFLAAGLIEDNDVIVVDEGSTALQIIHFLENKQNLTILTSSIPTLMLLIEYNKRGTFDGKIIFIGGEVNAKHLRVSGPIAEKIMEDFYVNKSFVSVDGVSLENGITSYDYDRAAFTRKLIRSSETTIVVADHSKIVKRTVAKIADLKDIHIIVSDQEPPEGWSDTLKSLDLRWINPLD